In Lacerta agilis isolate rLacAgi1 chromosome 1, rLacAgi1.pri, whole genome shotgun sequence, the following proteins share a genomic window:
- the CABP2 gene encoding calcium-binding protein 2, with translation MNFSMRKMENKQPSSEAPGSPASTSNDMDEGADGTQYPPLQNYSVLHGLVGPACIFLRQSIAITQIDRELRPEEIEELKEAFREFDKDHDGYISYKDLGECMRTMGYMPTEMELIELSQQITGGKVDFDDFVELMGPKMLAETADMIGVKELRDAFREFDTNGDGQISIAELREAMRKLLGQQLNYREVDEILKDVDLNGDGLVDFEEFVRMMSR, from the exons GAGAATAAGCAGCCCTCCTCCGAGGCTCCTGGCTCCCCTGCCTCTACCAGCAACGACATGGACGAAGGGGCTGACGGCACGCAGTATCCGCCATTGCAGAATTACTCGGTCCTGCATGGGTTGGTGGGGCCAGCCTGCATCTTCTTGCGCCAGAGCATCGCCATCACGCAAATC gACAGAGAGCTGCGACCAGAGGAGATTGAAG agCTAAAGGAGGCCTTCCGAGAGTTTGACAAGGACCATGATGGCTACATCAGCTACAAAGACCTGGGAGAATGTATGCGAACCATGGGCTACATGCCCACTGAGATGGAGCTCATTGAATTGTCTCAGCAGATCA CTGGAGGGAAGGTGGATTTTGATGACTTTGTGGAACTGATGGGCCCCAAGATGCTGGCAGAGACGGCAGACATGATTGGGGTGAAAGAACTGCGGGATGCCTTCCGAGAG TTTGACACAAATGGCGATGGACAGATCAGCATAGCTGAGCTAAGGGAAGCCATGCGCAAACTCTTGGGACAGCAGTTGAACTACCGTGAGGTGGATGAGATACTCAAAGATGTTGATCTGAATGGGGATGGCCTTGTGGACTTTGAAG AGTTTGTACGGATGATGTCTCGCTGA
- the CDK2AP2 gene encoding cyclin-dependent kinase 2-associated protein 2 isoform X1, with protein sequence MSYKPIAPAPTSSGAAGTSSSSSSASPAPGAPPVATSVPSPSGAISGASAPFRPLFNDFGPPSMGYVQAMKPPGAQGSQSTYTDLLSVIEEMGKEIRPTYAGSKSAMERLKRGIIHARALVRECLAETERNART encoded by the exons ATGTCCTACAAGCCCATCGCGCCTGCCCCCACCAGCTCCGGAGCCGCcggcaccagcagcagcagcagcagcgccagccccgcccccggaGCCCCGCCGGTCG CCACGAGTGTCCCATCTCCATCTGGAGCCATCTCTGGAGCTTCTGCCCCCTTCCGACCTCTCTTCAACGATTTTGGGCCCCCTTCGATGGGCTACGTGCAG GCTATGAAGCCACCAGGTGCCCAAGGCTCCCAGAGCACATACACAGACTTGCTTTCAGTCATTGAGGAGATGGGCAAGGAGATTCGACCTACCTACGCAGGCAGCAAGAGCGCTATGGAGAGGCTGAAGCGAG GAATTATTCATGCCCGGGCGCTGGTTAGAGAGTGTCTGGCAGAGACAGAGCGCAATGCCCGAACGTAA
- the CDK2AP2 gene encoding cyclin-dependent kinase 2-associated protein 2 isoform X2 produces the protein MGYVQAMKPPGAQGSQSTYTDLLSVIEEMGKEIRPTYAGSKSAMERLKRGIIHARALVRECLAETERNART, from the exons ATGGGCTACGTGCAG GCTATGAAGCCACCAGGTGCCCAAGGCTCCCAGAGCACATACACAGACTTGCTTTCAGTCATTGAGGAGATGGGCAAGGAGATTCGACCTACCTACGCAGGCAGCAAGAGCGCTATGGAGAGGCTGAAGCGAG GAATTATTCATGCCCGGGCGCTGGTTAGAGAGTGTCTGGCAGAGACAGAGCGCAATGCCCGAACGTAA